One stretch of Actinacidiphila sp. DG2A-62 DNA includes these proteins:
- a CDS encoding cation:proton antiporter, translating into MTATQLGTTFLFAVVVILLVCRAAALTLRRLGQPPVVAEMIAGVLLGPSVLGLLLPSVEHHLFPTELRPVLYVTGQLGLTLFMFQAGYDFRLDRIKAVAKPAAMISAAGSATPLVFGVAIAWAMNGSVHASPPGVPLHVTVLFVGVSLAITAFPMLARIITENGLTGTSFGTISLAAGALDDVVAWIMLAGVVSLSRGTADTFVLAAAGAAGLVAVLVALVKLRDPLLRAAHRLSQEQLVLAVLLVLCLAAWYTDRIGLYAVFGAFSLGAAFPRSARVDRAIEATAPLSRALLLPLFFTYSGLNTDISLLSDPALLLFALACTAGAIGGKLGACWAAARATGQSGPVALRIGTLMNARGLMQLIAINVGLAEGIISSSMFTVLVIVAVVTTTMATPLLKLWDRLDGGVPVEDGGTAGPAEQEEEEVRGVRPVAGEAPA; encoded by the coding sequence GTCGTGATCCTGCTGGTCTGCCGGGCAGCCGCACTGACGCTGCGCAGACTCGGACAGCCGCCCGTCGTGGCGGAGATGATCGCCGGGGTGCTGCTCGGCCCCTCGGTGCTCGGCCTGCTGCTGCCCTCGGTGGAGCACCACCTCTTCCCGACCGAGCTGCGGCCCGTGCTGTACGTCACGGGCCAGCTGGGGCTGACGCTCTTCATGTTCCAGGCCGGGTACGACTTCCGGCTGGACCGGATCAAGGCGGTGGCCAAGCCGGCGGCGATGATCTCGGCGGCGGGCAGCGCCACACCGCTGGTCTTCGGCGTCGCCATCGCCTGGGCCATGAACGGGTCGGTCCACGCCTCGCCGCCCGGCGTCCCGCTGCACGTCACGGTGTTGTTCGTCGGGGTCAGCCTGGCGATCACGGCCTTCCCGATGCTGGCGAGGATCATCACCGAGAACGGACTGACCGGGACGTCCTTCGGCACCATCTCGCTGGCGGCGGGCGCCCTGGACGACGTGGTCGCGTGGATCATGCTCGCCGGCGTCGTCAGCCTGTCACGGGGGACGGCGGACACCTTCGTACTGGCCGCGGCGGGCGCGGCGGGCCTGGTGGCGGTGCTCGTGGCGCTGGTCAAGCTGCGCGACCCCCTGCTGCGGGCCGCCCACCGCCTCTCCCAGGAGCAGCTCGTCCTGGCCGTCCTGCTCGTCCTGTGCCTGGCCGCCTGGTACACCGACAGGATCGGGCTGTACGCCGTCTTCGGCGCCTTCAGTCTGGGCGCCGCCTTCCCGCGGTCCGCGCGGGTGGACCGTGCCATCGAGGCGACCGCGCCGCTGAGCCGGGCGCTGCTGCTGCCGCTGTTCTTCACCTACTCGGGCCTGAACACCGACATCTCGCTGCTGTCGGACCCGGCGCTGCTGCTGTTCGCGCTGGCCTGCACCGCCGGGGCGATCGGGGGCAAGCTGGGGGCCTGCTGGGCCGCGGCGCGCGCCACCGGCCAGTCGGGTCCGGTGGCCCTGCGCATCGGCACCCTGATGAACGCGCGGGGGCTGATGCAGCTCATCGCCATCAACGTCGGCCTGGCCGAGGGCATCATCTCGTCGTCCATGTTCACCGTGCTCGTGATCGTCGCGGTCGTCACCACCACGATGGCCACGCCGCTGCTCAAGCTCTGGGACCGGCTGGACGGCGGGGTCCCGGTCGAGGACGGCGGTACGGCCGGCCCCGCGGAACAGGAGGAGGAAGAGGTCCGCGGCGTGCGGCCGGTCGCGGGCGAGGCGCCGGCGTGA
- a CDS encoding helix-turn-helix domain-containing protein has product MVLAPRLRERRRSSGLTLEGAARRLELSPAHLSRLESGLRQPSLPVLLGLARLYGTTVSDLLGETASEPEPVVRGDRMAAVPAGGWTYWRAGGTGRAMQALRVHVPAGIQRALVRVHPGEEWLYVTGGELELSLGDRTHRLAPGDSAHFDSLVPHRLAAAGPGGVDLLFVHTLMQSETSALCVGAPPGAPGQGPGGHPHGPGRRDTGTREERGGRR; this is encoded by the coding sequence CTGGTGCTGGCTCCCCGGCTGCGCGAGCGGCGGCGGAGCAGCGGGCTGACGCTGGAGGGCGCGGCGCGCCGGCTGGAGCTGTCCCCGGCCCACCTGTCCCGGCTGGAGTCCGGGCTGCGGCAGCCCTCGCTGCCGGTGCTGCTGGGGCTCGCCCGGCTCTACGGGACCACGGTCTCCGACCTGCTCGGGGAGACCGCCTCCGAGCCCGAGCCGGTGGTGCGCGGCGACCGGATGGCCGCGGTGCCGGCGGGCGGCTGGACGTACTGGCGGGCCGGCGGCACCGGGCGGGCGATGCAGGCGCTGCGGGTGCACGTGCCGGCCGGCATCCAGCGGGCGCTGGTGCGCGTGCACCCGGGCGAGGAGTGGCTGTACGTCACCGGGGGCGAGCTGGAGCTGTCCCTCGGCGACCGCACCCACCGGCTGGCCCCGGGGGACTCGGCGCACTTCGACTCCCTGGTGCCGCACCGGCTGGCCGCGGCCGGGCCCGGCGGCGTCGACCTGCTGTTCGTCCACACGCTGATGCAGAGCGAGACGTCGGCGCTGTGCGTCGGCGCCCCGCCGGGCGCACCCGGTCAGGGCCCGGGCGGACACCCGCACGGCCCGGGCAGGCGGGACACGGGCACGCGAGAGGAACGAGGAGGGCGGCGATGA
- a CDS encoding DUF6126 family protein, giving the protein MTTNGTATATADTGDAREAAGPAGAAGPVADAGPVADAGPVADAGPVADAGPVADAAAAEPAARAVPRVRPTTNGTERRKERGVTLRVLTYVAVAHLLAFYLWLLFAVVGKG; this is encoded by the coding sequence ATGACGACGAACGGGACGGCGACCGCGACCGCGGACACCGGTGACGCGCGGGAGGCGGCGGGGCCCGCCGGGGCCGCGGGGCCGGTCGCGGACGCGGGGCCGGTCGCGGACGCGGGGCCGGTCGCGGACGCGGGGCCGGTCGCGGACGCGGGGCCGGTCGCGGACGCGGCCGCGGCGGAGCCGGCGGCGCGCGCGGTGCCGCGGGTGCGGCCCACCACCAACGGCACCGAGCGGCGCAAGGAGCGCGGGGTGACGCTGCGGGTGCTGACCTATGTGGCCGTGGCCCACCTGCTCGCCTTCTACCTGTGGCTGCTGTTCGCGGTGGTCGGCAAGGGCTGA
- a CDS encoding rodlin, which translates to MRTRSAFAACGLAAAVIAGGAGTASAIGDAQDATTVNGNGASSAYGNTVTGGNLSPQVGLVQGSLNKLCLGVPAKANVGSLVGVVPITVQDINVLASPQNQQCAENSTQAKGDEPLSHIADDIPILSGNGAANH; encoded by the coding sequence ATGCGTACCCGTAGTGCTTTCGCCGCGTGCGGCCTGGCCGCCGCCGTGATCGCCGGCGGCGCCGGCACCGCCTCGGCGATCGGCGACGCCCAGGACGCCACCACGGTCAACGGCAACGGTGCCTCGTCGGCGTACGGCAACACCGTGACCGGCGGCAACCTGAGCCCGCAGGTCGGCCTGGTGCAGGGTTCGCTGAACAAGCTGTGCCTCGGCGTGCCGGCCAAGGCGAACGTCGGCTCGCTGGTCGGCGTCGTCCCGATCACCGTCCAGGACATCAACGTGCTGGCCTCGCCGCAGAACCAGCAGTGCGCGGAGAACTCCACCCAGGCCAAGGGCGACGAGCCGCTCTCGCACATCGCCGACGACATCCCGATCCTGTCGGGCAACGGCGCGGCCAACCACTGA
- a CDS encoding ribonuclease H family protein: MIGAVVEHIIAACDGASKGNPGPAGWGWVIADERGEPARWEAGPLGTATNNVAELTALERLLSTVDPAAVLEIRMDSQYAMKAVTTWLPGWKRKGWKTAAGKPVANQGLVVRIDELLAGRTVEFRYVPAHQVDGDRLNDFADRAASQAALTQQPAGSGHGSPPPPASPDAVRTSSPGRAARSGGGSARTAAGSGGDTAGGPARTLKAKFPGRCRCGRSYAAGEPIAKNADGWGHPDCR; this comes from the coding sequence ATGATCGGTGCCGTGGTCGAGCACATCATCGCCGCGTGCGACGGGGCATCCAAGGGCAATCCGGGACCGGCCGGCTGGGGCTGGGTCATCGCCGACGAGCGGGGCGAGCCCGCCAGGTGGGAAGCGGGCCCGCTGGGCACCGCCACCAACAACGTCGCCGAACTCACCGCCCTGGAACGGCTGCTGAGCACCGTCGACCCGGCGGCCGTGCTGGAGATCCGGATGGACTCGCAGTACGCGATGAAGGCCGTCACCACCTGGCTGCCCGGCTGGAAGCGCAAGGGCTGGAAGACCGCGGCCGGCAAGCCGGTGGCCAACCAGGGCCTGGTGGTGCGCATCGACGAACTGCTGGCCGGCCGCACGGTGGAGTTCCGCTACGTGCCCGCGCACCAGGTCGACGGCGACCGGCTCAACGACTTCGCCGACCGCGCGGCCAGCCAGGCCGCGCTCACCCAGCAGCCGGCCGGCAGCGGCCACGGATCGCCGCCGCCCCCCGCGTCCCCCGACGCCGTGCGCACGTCGTCCCCGGGCCGCGCCGCGCGCTCCGGCGGCGGCTCCGCCCGGACCGCGGCGGGCTCCGGCGGAGACACGGCCGGCGGGCCCGCGCGCACGCTCAAGGCGAAGTTCCCCGGCCGCTGCCGTTGCGGACGCTCGTACGCCGCGGGCGAGCCAATCGCCAAGAACGCCGACGGCTGGGGCCACCCCGACTGCCGCTGA
- a CDS encoding NAD(P)/FAD-dependent oxidoreductase, with the protein MARPKILVVGAGFAGVGCVRRLERTLAPDEADLCLVTPFSYQLYLPLLPQVASGILTPQSVAVSLRRSQRFRTRIIPGGAIGVDAKAKVCVIRKITGDIVYERYDRIVLAPGSITRTFDIPGLAEHARGMKTLAEAAFIRDHVISQLDLADASQDEAERVSRLQFVVVGGGYAGTETAACLQRLTTNAIKRYPRLDPGLIKWHLIDIAPKLMPELGEKLGRSAQKILADRGVEISLGVSIAKAGPQEVTFTDGRVVPTRTLIWTAGVVASPLVATLEAETVKGRLAVGADMAVPGADGVFALGDAAAVPDLAKGEDGAFCPPTAQHAMRQGRTVADNVLASLRGQPLTPYKHKDLGLVVDLGGKDAVSKPLGVELRGLPAQAVARGYHWSALRTNVAKTRVLTNWLLNAVAGDDFVRTGFLARTPSSLRDFEYTDAYLSPEQVREHTASLSAARAD; encoded by the coding sequence GTGGCACGACCGAAGATCCTCGTGGTGGGCGCCGGATTCGCGGGGGTGGGCTGCGTCAGGCGGCTGGAGCGCACACTCGCTCCCGACGAGGCCGACCTGTGCCTGGTCACCCCCTTCTCCTACCAGCTCTACCTGCCGCTGCTGCCGCAGGTGGCCTCCGGCATCCTCACCCCGCAGTCCGTGGCGGTGTCGCTGCGGCGCAGCCAGCGGTTCCGCACCCGGATCATCCCCGGCGGCGCGATCGGCGTGGACGCCAAGGCCAAGGTGTGCGTGATCCGCAAGATCACCGGCGACATCGTCTACGAGCGCTACGACCGCATCGTGCTCGCGCCCGGCAGCATCACCCGCACCTTCGACATCCCCGGCCTCGCGGAGCACGCGCGCGGCATGAAGACCCTCGCCGAGGCCGCGTTCATCCGCGACCACGTCATCTCGCAGCTCGACCTCGCCGACGCCAGCCAGGACGAGGCCGAGCGCGTCTCCCGGCTGCAGTTCGTGGTGGTCGGCGGCGGCTACGCCGGCACCGAGACCGCCGCCTGCCTGCAGCGCCTGACTACGAACGCGATCAAGCGCTACCCGCGGCTGGACCCCGGGCTCATCAAGTGGCACCTGATCGACATCGCGCCCAAGCTGATGCCGGAACTGGGCGAGAAGCTGGGACGCAGCGCCCAGAAGATCCTCGCCGACCGCGGTGTGGAGATCTCGCTCGGCGTCTCGATCGCCAAGGCCGGGCCGCAGGAGGTCACCTTCACCGACGGCCGGGTGGTCCCCACCCGCACGCTGATCTGGACCGCGGGCGTGGTGGCCAGCCCCCTGGTCGCCACGCTGGAGGCGGAGACCGTCAAGGGCCGCCTGGCCGTCGGCGCCGACATGGCCGTCCCCGGCGCGGACGGCGTCTTCGCCCTCGGCGACGCGGCGGCCGTGCCCGACCTCGCCAAGGGTGAGGACGGCGCCTTCTGCCCGCCGACCGCCCAGCACGCCATGCGCCAGGGCCGCACGGTGGCCGACAACGTCCTCGCCTCCCTGCGCGGGCAGCCGCTGACGCCCTACAAGCACAAGGACCTCGGCCTGGTCGTCGACCTCGGCGGCAAGGACGCGGTCTCCAAACCGCTCGGCGTCGAACTGCGCGGCCTGCCCGCCCAGGCGGTCGCCCGCGGCTACCACTGGTCGGCGCTGCGCACCAATGTCGCCAAGACCCGGGTGCTCACCAACTGGCTGCTCAACGCGGTCGCCGGCGACGACTTCGTGCGCACCGGCTTCCTGGCCCGCACGCCCTCCTCGCTGCGCGACTTCGAGTACACCGACGCCTATCTCAGCCCCGAGCAGGTCCGCGAGCACACCGCCTCGCTGTCCGCGGCGCGCGCCGACTGA
- a CDS encoding SPFH domain-containing protein — protein MFGYRVPAPDEAMLISGGRRGLGGAPFRVVTGHGKFVLPVFRKTRFLTLAMCEAEVSEKCVTRQGIALTVKAVIAFKVGNDHESIVNAGQRFLSDQDQMAILTGRIFAGHLRSIIGSMTVEEIVTERQKLATEVLETSKSEMAKIGLTVDSLQIQSIDDGDTGYIDAMSAPHKAAIQRQAQIAQAQATQASVEAQQAAARNQAEYARQTAIVQAEYNAEVDRAQAQAAQAGPLAQANAQREVLAAQTELALRAAELRQQQLVAEIVKPAEAEAERIRVLAVAEAERMRIQAAAAASHDRVALERMLIDQLPQIVKEASAGLAGANVNVLNGADGLSEIAAGLVSQGLTILDSVRKNLNGEDGRGDATGSSAAVALRGIVTGERRGGARNGEGGAGKGGPADGPVDID, from the coding sequence ATGTTCGGTTACCGCGTTCCCGCACCCGATGAGGCGATGCTGATCTCGGGCGGTCGACGAGGGCTGGGGGGCGCGCCGTTCCGCGTCGTCACCGGGCACGGCAAGTTCGTGCTGCCGGTGTTCCGCAAGACCCGCTTCCTCACCCTCGCCATGTGCGAGGCGGAGGTGTCCGAGAAGTGCGTGACCCGGCAGGGCATCGCGCTCACGGTCAAGGCGGTCATCGCGTTCAAGGTCGGCAACGACCACGAGAGCATCGTCAACGCCGGGCAGCGGTTCCTGTCCGACCAGGACCAGATGGCCATCCTGACCGGCCGGATCTTCGCCGGCCACCTGCGGTCCATCATCGGCTCGATGACGGTCGAGGAGATCGTCACCGAGCGGCAGAAGCTCGCCACCGAGGTGCTGGAGACCTCCAAGTCCGAGATGGCGAAGATCGGCCTGACGGTGGACTCGCTGCAGATCCAGTCCATCGACGACGGCGACACCGGCTACATCGACGCGATGTCCGCGCCGCACAAGGCCGCCATCCAGCGGCAGGCGCAGATCGCCCAGGCGCAGGCCACCCAGGCCTCGGTGGAGGCGCAGCAGGCCGCGGCCCGCAACCAGGCCGAGTACGCCCGGCAGACCGCCATCGTGCAGGCCGAGTACAACGCGGAGGTGGACCGGGCGCAGGCGCAGGCCGCCCAGGCCGGCCCGCTCGCCCAGGCGAACGCCCAGCGCGAGGTGCTCGCCGCGCAGACGGAGCTGGCTCTGCGCGCCGCCGAGCTGCGCCAGCAGCAGCTCGTCGCGGAGATCGTCAAGCCGGCCGAGGCCGAGGCCGAGCGCATCCGGGTGCTGGCGGTCGCCGAGGCCGAGCGGATGCGCATCCAGGCCGCCGCGGCGGCCTCGCACGACCGGGTCGCGCTGGAGCGGATGCTCATCGACCAGCTGCCGCAGATCGTGAAGGAGGCGTCCGCGGGCCTGGCCGGGGCCAACGTGAACGTGCTCAACGGCGCGGACGGCCTCAGCGAGATCGCCGCCGGCCTGGTCAGCCAGGGCCTGACGATCCTGGACTCGGTGCGCAAGAACCTCAACGGCGAGGACGGCCGGGGCGACGCCACGGGCTCCTCGGCCGCGGTCGCGCTGCGCGGCATCGTCACCGGTGAGCGGCGCGGCGGCGCACGGAACGGCGAGGGAGGCGCGGGCAAGGGCGGGCCCGCGGACGGTCCGGTCGACATCGACTGA
- the nhaA gene encoding Na+/H+ antiporter NhaA, which translates to MFRGLTAPLAERGERERTTAAAAWAYIRTETGSAAVLLAATVAALVWVNAAPGGYRSVWRTHLSVVLGGHGVDLTLNEWVNSGLMTLFFLVVGLEARREFDLGELRDRRRIPLPLLAGVSGMVVPVALYLAVNAGRPSAHGWGTAMSTDTAFALGMLALLGSRFPPRLHTFILTVAVVDDFVALAVIAVAYSEHISWTPLLVGIGFLAVAGVVRTLGVRRGLVYAALGIAAWVAFVHSGVDPLVVGLVLGLMSYAYPASRDALERATGLFRSFREQPTADLEREARMGIASALSPNDRLQRLWHPWSSYVIVPLFALANAGIHIDGALLADAFTSPITLGILLGYGVGKPLGIVGASALATRFSGGRLRPPVGWAAVLGGGTIAGIGFTVSLLIATLAFDGRELDQAKIGVLSAVVLAMLVTTVVALVAERLPEPRRARALLGTAQSVVDLAEPVDPGRDHVRGPLDAPVTVVEYGDFECPFCGQAESVVRELLADFGDVRYVWRHLPLTDVHPHAQFAAEAAEAAAAQGRFWEMHDLLMDRQDELKVKDLLRYAAELGLDVEDFKEALKSRRGKARVARDVDSADLSGVSGTPTFFVNGRRHHGAYDIEGLSAAVMAARDRALLVDGPR; encoded by the coding sequence ATGTTCCGGGGCCTGACGGCGCCCTTGGCGGAGCGCGGCGAGCGGGAGCGCACGACCGCGGCGGCGGCGTGGGCGTACATCCGCACCGAGACCGGCAGCGCCGCGGTGCTGCTGGCCGCCACGGTGGCCGCTCTGGTGTGGGTGAACGCGGCGCCGGGCGGCTACCGCTCGGTGTGGCGCACCCACCTGTCGGTGGTGCTCGGCGGGCACGGTGTGGACCTGACCTTGAACGAGTGGGTGAACAGCGGGCTGATGACGCTGTTCTTCCTGGTGGTGGGGCTGGAGGCGCGGCGCGAGTTCGACCTGGGCGAGCTGCGCGACCGCCGTCGCATCCCGCTGCCGCTGCTCGCGGGTGTCAGCGGGATGGTGGTCCCGGTGGCGCTGTACCTGGCGGTGAACGCCGGCCGGCCCTCCGCGCACGGCTGGGGCACCGCGATGTCCACGGACACCGCCTTCGCGCTGGGCATGCTGGCGCTGCTCGGCTCGCGGTTCCCGCCGCGGCTGCACACCTTCATCCTGACGGTCGCGGTCGTCGACGACTTCGTGGCGCTCGCGGTGATCGCGGTGGCCTACAGCGAGCACATCTCGTGGACGCCGCTGCTGGTCGGCATCGGGTTCCTGGCGGTGGCGGGCGTGGTGCGCACCCTCGGGGTGCGCCGGGGTCTGGTGTACGCGGCGCTGGGGATCGCCGCGTGGGTGGCGTTCGTGCACTCGGGGGTGGACCCGCTGGTGGTGGGCCTGGTGCTGGGGCTGATGTCGTACGCGTACCCGGCCTCGCGGGACGCGCTGGAGCGGGCGACCGGGCTGTTCCGGTCCTTCCGCGAGCAGCCGACCGCGGACCTGGAGCGGGAGGCGCGGATGGGTATCGCCTCCGCGCTGTCCCCCAACGACCGGCTGCAGCGGCTGTGGCACCCCTGGAGCAGCTATGTGATCGTGCCGCTGTTCGCGCTGGCCAACGCGGGCATCCACATCGACGGCGCCCTGCTGGCCGACGCCTTCACCTCGCCGATCACGCTCGGCATCCTGCTCGGCTACGGCGTCGGCAAGCCGCTGGGCATCGTGGGGGCCTCGGCGCTGGCCACCCGGTTCAGCGGCGGCCGGCTGCGACCGCCGGTGGGCTGGGCGGCGGTGCTGGGCGGCGGCACCATCGCCGGGATCGGCTTCACGGTGTCGCTGCTGATCGCGACGCTGGCCTTCGACGGCAGGGAGCTGGACCAGGCGAAGATCGGCGTGCTCAGCGCGGTGGTGCTGGCGATGCTGGTGACCACGGTGGTGGCCCTGGTCGCCGAACGGCTGCCGGAACCGCGCAGGGCCCGCGCCCTGCTGGGCACCGCGCAGTCGGTGGTGGACCTGGCCGAGCCGGTCGACCCCGGCCGCGACCACGTGCGCGGGCCGCTGGACGCGCCGGTGACGGTGGTGGAGTACGGCGACTTCGAGTGCCCGTTCTGCGGGCAGGCGGAGAGCGTGGTGCGCGAACTGCTGGCCGACTTCGGGGACGTGCGGTACGTGTGGCGGCACCTGCCGCTGACCGATGTGCACCCGCACGCGCAGTTCGCCGCAGAGGCGGCGGAGGCCGCGGCGGCGCAGGGGCGGTTCTGGGAGATGCACGACCTGCTGATGGACCGCCAGGACGAGCTGAAGGTCAAGGACCTGCTGCGGTACGCCGCCGAACTCGGCTTGGACGTGGAGGACTTCAAGGAGGCCCTGAAGTCGCGCAGGGGCAAGGCCCGGGTCGCGCGGGACGTGGACTCCGCGGACCTCAGCGGGGTCTCGGGCACGCCGACGTTCTTCGTCAACGGCCGCCGCCACCACGGCGCGTACGACATCGAGGGGCTGTCGGCGGCGGTCATGGCGGCGCGGGACCGGGCGCTTCTGGTGGACGGGCCGCGCTGA
- a CDS encoding DUF6296 family protein, producing MDYPERYELVFQEPASDADDSVVVHRTGTSGAGGNPVYEDETGIVRAEISADGEVRMMASGGHQAPAEPRSVRSLHS from the coding sequence ATGGATTATCCGGAACGGTACGAACTCGTCTTTCAGGAGCCCGCCTCGGACGCGGACGACAGCGTCGTCGTCCACCGCACCGGAACCTCCGGAGCAGGCGGCAACCCCGTGTACGAGGACGAGACCGGCATCGTCAGGGCCGAGATCAGCGCGGACGGCGAGGTCCGCATGATGGCCAGCGGCGGGCACCAGGCCCCCGCGGAGCCGCGGTCGGTGCGGTCGCTGCACTCGTGA
- a CDS encoding bifunctional o-acetylhomoserine/o-acetylserine sulfhydrylase: MTQPIDAVTGGHTPEEPPADDLPAWSFETRQVHAGAEPDPTTGARAVPIYQTTSFVFRDTRHAADLFSLAEPGNIYTRIHNPTQDVFEQRIAALEGGVAAVALASGQAAETLAILTLAKAGDHIVSSASLYGGTYNLFRHTLPKFGIDVTFVEDPDDVAAWRAAVRPRTKAFFAETLGNPRGNVLDVRAVADAAHAAGVPLIVDNTVPTPFLLRPVEHGADIVVHSATKFLGGHGTAIAGVVVDAGTFDFGANAERFPDFTEPDPSYHGLQYWPALGPGAFAVKLRVQLLRDLGPALSPHSAFLLLQGVETLSLRLERHSANAQALAEWLQARDEVAAVHYPGLPSSPWYEAARTYLPRGAGAVLSFELRDGADAGRRFVDGVRLFSHLANIGDVRSLIIHPASTTHSQLDEAQLAATGASPGLVRLSVGIENLADLTADLEAGFRAAKGAA, translated from the coding sequence ATGACCCAGCCCATCGACGCCGTCACCGGGGGCCACACGCCCGAGGAGCCGCCCGCGGACGACCTGCCCGCGTGGTCGTTCGAGACCCGGCAGGTGCACGCCGGGGCGGAGCCCGATCCGACGACCGGGGCGCGCGCGGTGCCCATCTACCAGACCACGTCGTTCGTCTTCCGGGACACCCGGCACGCCGCGGACCTCTTCTCGCTGGCCGAGCCCGGCAACATCTACACGCGCATCCACAACCCCACGCAGGACGTCTTCGAGCAGCGGATCGCCGCGCTGGAGGGCGGCGTCGCGGCGGTGGCGCTGGCCTCGGGGCAGGCCGCCGAGACGCTGGCGATCCTCACCCTGGCCAAGGCCGGCGACCACATCGTGTCCAGCGCGTCGCTGTACGGCGGCACGTACAACCTGTTCCGCCACACCCTGCCGAAGTTCGGCATCGACGTGACGTTCGTCGAGGACCCGGACGACGTGGCGGCGTGGCGGGCGGCGGTGCGGCCGCGGACCAAGGCGTTCTTCGCCGAGACGCTGGGCAACCCGCGCGGCAACGTGCTCGACGTGCGGGCGGTCGCCGACGCGGCGCACGCGGCCGGGGTGCCGCTGATCGTGGACAACACCGTCCCCACGCCGTTCCTGCTGCGTCCGGTCGAGCACGGCGCGGACATCGTGGTGCACTCGGCGACGAAGTTCCTCGGCGGGCACGGCACGGCCATCGCGGGCGTCGTGGTCGACGCGGGCACCTTCGACTTCGGGGCGAACGCCGAGCGGTTCCCGGACTTCACCGAGCCGGACCCGAGCTACCACGGGCTGCAGTACTGGCCGGCGCTGGGCCCGGGCGCGTTCGCCGTCAAGCTGCGCGTGCAGCTGCTGCGCGACCTCGGACCCGCCCTGTCGCCGCACTCGGCCTTTCTGCTGCTCCAGGGCGTCGAGACGCTGTCGCTGCGGCTGGAGCGGCACTCGGCGAACGCGCAGGCGCTGGCCGAGTGGCTCCAGGCGCGCGACGAGGTGGCGGCCGTGCACTACCCCGGGCTGCCGTCGAGCCCGTGGTACGAGGCGGCGCGGACCTATCTGCCGCGGGGCGCGGGCGCGGTGCTGTCCTTCGAGCTGCGCGACGGCGCGGACGCGGGCCGGCGGTTCGTGGACGGCGTGCGGCTGTTCAGTCACCTGGCGAACATCGGCGACGTCCGCAGCCTGATCATCCACCCGGCCTCGACCACGCACAGCCAGTTGGACGAGGCGCAGTTGGCGGCCACCGGCGCCTCGCCGGGCCTGGTGCGGCTGTCGGTCGGCATCGAGAACCTCGCCGACCTCACCGCCGATCTGGAGGCCGGGTTCCGGGCCGCGAAGGGCGCCGCCTGA
- the cobF gene encoding precorrin-6A synthase (deacetylating) translates to MRTVRVIGIGAGDPEQLTLQAVREIGATDVFFLIDKGGEKSQLIDVREQMLAAHAAAGHRVVVARDPERDRTARTPGYAPAVDDWRRRRADLYERLIAEELADGESGAFLVWGDPALYDSAGGVLREVARRGAVAFEWSVVPGVSSVSTLAARHRTGLNQVGGAVQFTTGRRLAAGGLPEGVDDVVVMLDAHQAFTELAGRGLHIYWGAYLGTDDEILLQGPLDDELARRIVEVRARARARKGWIMDTYLLRRGGG, encoded by the coding sequence ATCCGCACCGTCCGCGTCATCGGAATCGGGGCGGGCGACCCCGAGCAGCTCACCCTCCAGGCGGTGCGCGAGATCGGCGCGACCGACGTCTTCTTCCTCATCGACAAGGGCGGTGAGAAGTCCCAGCTGATCGACGTGCGCGAGCAGATGCTCGCCGCCCACGCCGCCGCGGGACACCGCGTCGTGGTCGCCCGCGACCCCGAGCGCGACCGCACGGCGCGGACCCCCGGCTACGCGCCCGCTGTCGACGACTGGCGCCGCCGCCGCGCCGACCTCTACGAGCGCCTGATCGCCGAGGAGTTGGCCGACGGCGAGAGCGGCGCGTTCCTGGTGTGGGGCGACCCCGCGCTCTACGACAGCGCGGGCGGTGTGCTGCGGGAGGTGGCGCGGCGCGGCGCCGTGGCGTTCGAGTGGAGCGTCGTGCCCGGCGTGAGCAGCGTCTCCACGCTCGCAGCCCGGCACCGCACCGGCCTCAACCAGGTCGGCGGCGCCGTCCAGTTCACCACCGGGCGCCGGCTCGCGGCCGGCGGGCTGCCCGAGGGCGTGGACGACGTGGTGGTCATGCTGGACGCCCACCAGGCGTTCACCGAGCTGGCCGGCCGCGGCCTGCACATCTACTGGGGCGCGTACCTCGGCACCGACGACGAGATCCTCCTCCAGGGGCCGCTGGACGACGAGTTGGCCCGGCGCATCGTCGAGGTGCGGGCGCGGGCACGGGCCCGCAAGGGCTGGATCATGGACACCTACCTGCTGCGCAGGGGCGGCGGATGA
- a CDS encoding CbtB domain-containing protein produces the protein MSSVSAPGTSATPLVLPVSKAVSWLVGTAILAFAVYYFIGVDQGAVSVFGKDMHIHEFVHDARHFLGFPCH, from the coding sequence GTGAGTTCCGTGTCCGCTCCCGGCACTTCCGCCACGCCGCTCGTACTGCCCGTCTCCAAGGCGGTGTCGTGGCTGGTCGGCACCGCGATCCTGGCGTTCGCCGTCTACTACTTCATCGGCGTCGACCAGGGCGCCGTCTCGGTGTTCGGCAAGGACATGCACATCCACGAGTTCGTCCACGACGCGCGTCACTTCCTCGGGTTCCCCTGCCACTGA